The following are from one region of the Vitis riparia cultivar Riparia Gloire de Montpellier isolate 1030 chromosome 14, EGFV_Vit.rip_1.0, whole genome shotgun sequence genome:
- the LOC117931290 gene encoding protein trichome birefringence-like 19, which yields MKIIMVTIALILLAMIPLNLFNNFSSPWPSPVSTKLGKKCDIFRGRWVQFPKGPYYTNVTCHHILDQQNCMKFGRPDTEFLKWRWKPDECELPFFDAAQFLELVRGKSMAFIGDSLARNQMESLLCLLASEGDPIAVSNTKYPLSKSCLYTDYNFTVASFWSPYLVKDIDAKPTAGTANSLMNVFVDEAHEAWMNQIEKFSYVIVSAGIWFFRPQVYYENGNIVGCRLCHNKNVTNLTALYGYRKAFQTTFRTLLRLKNFKGVTFLRTVSPSHFEYGEWNTGGNCVRTKPVSSKEMRLEGLYREMYSTQVEELKAAARLGRKRGLKFRLLDTTEAMVVRPDGESKLLWEKGR from the exons ATGAAGATTATCATGGTAACCATAGCTCTAATTCTCCTAGCTATGATCCCTCTCAaccttttcaataatttttcttcaccATGGCCGTCCCCTGTGAGTACAAAACTAGGGAAGAAATGTGACATATTCCGTGGAAGATGGGTTCAGTTCCCCAAAGGACCTTATTACACTAATGTAACTTGTCATCACATCTTGGATCAGCAGAACTGCATGAAGTTTGGCAGACCCGACACCGAGTTCTTAAAATGGAGGTGGAAACCAGATGAATGTGAGCTGCCTTTCTTTGATGCTGCGCAGTTCTTGGAGCTTGTTAGAGGGAAGTCAATGGCATTCATCGGGGACTCGCTGGCAAGAAACCAAATGGAATCTTTGTTGTGCCTCTTAGCCAGT GAGGGAGATCCTATAGCTGTTTCAAACACAAAATATCCACTAAGCAAAAGCTGTCTCTACACCGACTACAACTTCACTGTAGCATCGTTCTGGTCCCCATACCTGGTCAAGGACATTGATGCGAAACCCACTGCAGGGACCGCCAATAGCCTCATGAATGTCTTCGTAGATGAGGCACATGAGGCCTGGATGAATCAAATTGAGAAATTTAGCTATGTGATCGTCTCAGCTGGAATTTGGTTCTTTAGGCCACAAGTGTACTATGAAAATGGTAACATTGTTGGGTGCCGTTTATGCCACAACAAAAACGTTACAAACCTTACAGCGCTCTATGGGTACAGAAAAGCTTTTCAGACGACTTTCAGAACCCTTTTGAGGTTAAAAAACTTCAAGGGAGTGACATTTTTGAGGACAGTGTCACCATCACACTTTGAGTATGGGGAGTGGAATACAGGAGGGAATTGTGTGAGGACTAAGCCAGTTTCCAGCAAAGAAATGAGGTTGGAAGGGCTGTATCGGGAGATGTACTCAACTCAAGTGGAGGAGCTGAAGGCAGCAGCAAGGTTAGGGAGGAAGAGGGGCTTAAAATTTAGATTGCTGGATACTACTGAGGCAATGGTGGTGAGGCCAGACGGGGAATCCAAGCTATTATGGGAAAAGGGTAGATGA